A section of the Chlorocebus sabaeus isolate Y175 chromosome 17, mChlSab1.0.hap1, whole genome shotgun sequence genome encodes:
- the EEF1E1 gene encoding eukaryotic translation elongation factor 1 epsilon-1 isoform X2, whose amino-acid sequence MAAAAELSLLEKSLGLSKGNKYSAQGERQIPVLQTNNGPSLTGLTTIAAHLVKQANKEYLLGSTAEEKAIVQQWLEYRVTQIDGHSSKKDIHTLLKDLNSYLEDKVYLTGYNFTLADILLYYGLHRFIFMQVLQ is encoded by the exons ATGGCGGCGGCCGCAGAGTTGTCGCTGCTGGAGAAGTCCCTGGGACTGAGTAAGGGGAATAAATACAGTGCTCAGGGCGAGCGACAG attccGGTTCTTCAGACAAACAATGGTCCAAGTCTAACAGGATTGACTACTATAGCAGCTCATCTAGTCAAGCAAGCCAACAAAGAATATTTGCTGGGGAGTACTGCAGAAGAAAAAGCAATCGTTCAGCAATGGTTAGAGTACAGGGTCACTCAGATAGACGGACACTCCAGtaaaaaggatatccacacaCTGCTGAAG gatcTTAATTCATATCTTGAAGATAAAGTCTACCTTACAGGGTATAACTTTACCTTAGCAGATATCCTATTGTACTATGGACTTCATCGCTTTATA